In a genomic window of Streptomyces koelreuteriae:
- a CDS encoding acyl-CoA dehydrogenase family protein: protein MPSRVPPHALSAAPPELLDRIRADAASLEAARELPYKSVDLVRDSGLGALRVPREHGGAGGTVVDLFRLVIDLAEADSNVAQALRPHFGFVELLISQGTADERARWYPVVVAGELFGNAASERGTAHPGEIRTRITRDGGAFRVDGTKFYSTGALFADHVVVIALDDEDRRVRVVLPRSREGVELVDDWDALGQRTTASGTTHLRRVVAYDDEVAVDATGRQRRTHLGPYYQLFLAAVHTGIAKAALADAVTYGREKARAVQHAGVEAAVDDPLVQLAVGDIAAGALAAEAVVLHAAAVIDAALAVPADDGVTGAPDALHAAAATVAQAQVTAARAALSAGERLYDVGGASATLREHHLDRHWRNARTVASHNPIAHKARVSGDWLLNGTPPPLNGFF from the coding sequence ATGCCCTCTCGCGTCCCTCCGCACGCCCTCTCCGCGGCGCCGCCCGAGCTTCTCGACCGCATCCGCGCCGACGCCGCGTCACTGGAGGCAGCCCGCGAACTCCCCTACAAAAGCGTCGACTTGGTGCGCGACAGCGGACTCGGCGCGTTGCGCGTGCCTCGGGAGCACGGTGGTGCGGGCGGTACGGTCGTCGACCTCTTCCGGCTCGTCATCGATCTGGCCGAGGCCGACTCGAATGTGGCGCAGGCGTTGCGCCCGCACTTCGGTTTCGTGGAACTGCTCATCAGCCAGGGCACCGCGGACGAGCGTGCCCGCTGGTATCCGGTGGTCGTCGCCGGTGAGCTGTTCGGCAACGCCGCGTCGGAGCGCGGCACCGCGCACCCCGGCGAGATACGGACCCGTATCACCCGGGACGGCGGGGCGTTCCGAGTGGACGGCACGAAGTTCTACTCGACCGGGGCGCTCTTCGCCGACCACGTCGTCGTGATCGCGCTCGACGACGAGGACCGCCGTGTACGGGTCGTGCTGCCGCGCTCGCGCGAGGGCGTCGAGCTGGTCGACGACTGGGACGCGCTCGGCCAGCGCACCACCGCCTCCGGTACGACGCACCTGCGGCGCGTGGTCGCGTACGACGACGAGGTCGCGGTCGACGCGACCGGACGGCAGCGCCGGACCCATCTGGGCCCGTACTACCAGCTGTTCCTGGCCGCGGTGCACACCGGGATCGCCAAGGCGGCCCTGGCGGACGCGGTGACGTACGGCCGGGAGAAGGCCCGCGCCGTGCAACACGCGGGAGTCGAAGCGGCGGTTGACGATCCGCTGGTGCAGCTCGCCGTCGGCGACATCGCGGCCGGGGCGCTGGCGGCCGAGGCCGTGGTGCTGCACGCCGCCGCCGTGATCGACGCGGCGCTCGCGGTCCCCGCCGACGACGGCGTCACCGGCGCTCCGGACGCCCTGCACGCGGCGGCCGCCACGGTGGCACAGGCTCAGGTGACCGCCGCCCGCGCCGCGCTGAGCGCGGGTGAGCGCCTCTACGACGTCGGCGGCGCGTCGGCCACGCTGCGCGAGCACCATCTGGACCGGCACTGGCGCAACGCCCGCACCGTCGCCTCCCACAACCCGATCGCGCACAAGGCGCGGGTGTCGGGCGACTGGCTGCTCAACGGCACCCCTCCCCCGCTCAACGGCTTCTTCTGA
- a CDS encoding putative leader peptide: MSIMFDRQMLTQRRHVDLSRVSSAVCRSAAA, encoded by the coding sequence ATGTCGATCATGTTTGACCGGCAGATGCTCACACAGCGACGTCATGTCGATCTGTCGCGTGTCTCGAGTGCCGTCTGTCGCAGCGCCGCCGCGTAG
- a CDS encoding acyltransferase produces the protein MTDSNDPAAPALFDYSPWHYWKQATADDRARQHRFQRTLCEAGDEYGIGEDCYISPLAAVQNEGLRLGPRSYIAAGAYLTGTLRTGRDCTVNPYAVVRGTVELGDGVRIGAHTSLLAFNHGYEDPDTEVFRQPMSSEGIRIGDDVWIGSHVVVLDGITVADGAVIGAGSVVTKDVPARAVVAGNPARVLRWRGAPPAGRQGTPTDLAGRLTAFADTARAQADDVIARCFVPGPDGGGLFVDAPGGPPTVRAQCDAVEIADLLLGRAPLPLSADEQIARLRSWQDPHSGIVGALDEDGRQRPVGALPFSEETGYHFLCVGYALDLLGSEFAHPLHSVAALTAGDVVEHLEALPWEENPWYCGDWADTLGTALMWNRRREVREQPGALDALFGWLLTHADPHTGLWGTPSAADGLMPVVNGFYRASRGTFAQYGLPVPYPEQTVDSVLRHARDARYTRRDRQTACNILDIAHPLWLTRTTGYRADEIVTLARQLLADALKHWVDGEGFAFRAPHPTTTGERQNRPGLQGTEMWLAIIWYLADLAGVSDALGYRPRGIHRPEPALIGTNRHTRAVSRGRESR, from the coding sequence ATGACGGACTCGAACGACCCCGCCGCACCCGCCCTGTTCGACTACTCGCCCTGGCACTACTGGAAACAGGCCACCGCCGACGACCGCGCCCGGCAGCACCGCTTCCAGCGGACGCTGTGCGAGGCGGGCGACGAGTACGGCATCGGCGAGGACTGCTACATCTCCCCGCTGGCCGCGGTCCAGAACGAGGGGCTCCGGCTCGGACCCCGCAGCTACATCGCGGCCGGCGCCTACCTGACCGGCACGCTGCGCACCGGACGTGACTGCACCGTCAACCCCTACGCCGTGGTCCGCGGCACCGTCGAACTCGGCGACGGTGTCCGCATCGGCGCCCACACCTCCCTGCTCGCCTTCAACCACGGCTACGAGGACCCCGACACCGAGGTGTTCCGGCAGCCGATGTCCTCCGAGGGCATCCGGATCGGCGACGACGTATGGATCGGCTCCCACGTCGTGGTGCTCGACGGGATCACCGTCGCCGACGGTGCCGTGATCGGAGCGGGCAGTGTGGTGACCAAGGACGTCCCGGCCAGGGCCGTCGTCGCCGGCAACCCCGCCCGTGTCCTGCGCTGGCGCGGAGCACCTCCCGCAGGACGCCAGGGGACACCGACGGACCTGGCCGGCCGGCTCACCGCGTTCGCGGACACCGCCCGCGCCCAGGCCGACGATGTCATCGCCCGTTGCTTCGTGCCCGGCCCCGACGGCGGCGGGCTCTTCGTCGACGCTCCCGGCGGTCCGCCCACCGTGCGCGCCCAGTGCGATGCCGTGGAGATCGCCGACCTGCTTCTCGGACGCGCCCCGCTCCCCCTGTCCGCGGACGAGCAGATCGCACGACTGCGGTCCTGGCAGGACCCCCACAGCGGCATCGTCGGCGCACTCGACGAGGACGGACGCCAACGCCCCGTAGGCGCGCTCCCCTTCAGCGAGGAGACCGGCTACCACTTCCTGTGCGTCGGCTACGCCCTCGACCTGCTGGGCAGCGAGTTCGCGCATCCCCTGCACAGCGTCGCCGCGCTGACCGCCGGTGACGTCGTCGAGCATCTGGAGGCCCTGCCCTGGGAGGAGAACCCCTGGTACTGCGGCGACTGGGCCGACACCCTGGGCACCGCCCTCATGTGGAACCGCCGTAGGGAAGTCCGCGAACAGCCCGGCGCGCTCGACGCCCTGTTCGGATGGCTGCTCACCCACGCCGACCCGCACACCGGCCTGTGGGGCACGCCCAGTGCCGCGGACGGCCTGATGCCGGTCGTCAACGGCTTCTACCGCGCGAGCCGCGGCACGTTCGCCCAGTACGGTCTGCCCGTGCCCTACCCCGAGCAGACCGTCGACTCCGTGCTCCGGCACGCCCGCGACGCGCGCTACACCCGCCGGGACAGGCAGACCGCCTGCAACATCCTGGACATCGCCCATCCCCTGTGGCTGACCCGCACCACCGGCTACCGCGCCGACGAAATCGTCACCCTGGCACGGCAACTGCTCGCCGACGCGCTGAAGCACTGGGTGGACGGTGAAGGGTTCGCCTTCCGCGCCCCGCACCCCACCACCACGGGCGAGCGGCAGAACCGACCCGGCTTGCAGGGCACCGAGATGTGGCTCGCCATCATCTGGTACCTCGCCGACCTGGCCGGTGTCTCCGACGCCCTCGGCTACCGGCCACGCGGCATCCACCGGCCCGAACCAGCGCTGATCGGCACCAACAGGCACACCCGTGCCGTGTCCCGTGGAAGGGAATCCCGATAG
- a CDS encoding serine/threonine protein kinase: MLLERYQLQEVWEEYDNTRYWRAFDEETDSEVFVQELRPRAAPARDRRPTKESFGLPGELKRQVRVLPTAERQHLLNVHDVVEHAGSLWIVMDPVQPLSLHHLLRQQGRFGPAGAVHICAELAESLAELHSSGLVHGQFDPRNVFFRPDQTAALAGYGLTTDPLGDGGPWVRPWRPGSPYTAPEQAKSRDVPPRPSRAGDLWALGMTLYELAHGPAVGRRVLAASPLRALPDSRPPRVRGERELTLLLRMLLAPHPGARSSADPAVVSLRRLAQSHAPPPSGHWAVPSRFRRPFGQRVRDALLKLGARVTSRLVAAVLVAVLATMLGIHLAGKSQAHGWWGFVLQGVVIGVAYALVTLGAQGATHVWAYYVEWRRRRRGTPSPLPPAPSPPSPPAALAASPPQVPECTPRLTVRDRRGVTVGRPVRLDFTLDVPEGHPWHLPVGRPAELVLLAQAHTAATVTPPAVGYRVAPVERATFRFTAHEPGHHHLRLTVYDRHHGLVLQELDATMEVDASGSLGSVTPRTLEP; the protein is encoded by the coding sequence ATGCTGCTGGAGCGATACCAACTCCAGGAAGTCTGGGAGGAGTACGACAACACCAGGTACTGGCGGGCCTTCGACGAGGAAACCGACTCGGAGGTGTTCGTGCAGGAGCTGCGGCCTCGCGCCGCCCCGGCGCGGGACCGCAGGCCCACCAAGGAGTCGTTCGGCCTGCCGGGAGAGCTCAAGCGCCAGGTCCGTGTCCTGCCGACGGCCGAGCGGCAGCACCTGCTGAACGTGCACGACGTCGTGGAACACGCGGGGTCCCTGTGGATCGTGATGGATCCCGTGCAGCCCCTCTCCTTGCATCATCTCCTGCGCCAGCAGGGCAGATTCGGCCCGGCGGGAGCGGTACACATCTGCGCCGAACTGGCGGAATCCCTCGCGGAGTTACACAGCTCCGGCCTTGTCCACGGCCAATTCGATCCGCGTAACGTCTTCTTCCGCCCGGACCAGACCGCGGCGCTCGCGGGATACGGTCTGACCACCGATCCGCTCGGCGACGGCGGCCCATGGGTACGCCCTTGGCGCCCAGGATCCCCCTACACGGCGCCAGAGCAGGCCAAGAGCCGCGACGTCCCGCCACGCCCCAGTCGGGCGGGGGACCTCTGGGCTCTGGGGATGACGCTGTACGAGCTGGCACACGGCCCCGCGGTGGGCCGCCGCGTTCTGGCCGCGAGCCCGCTGCGGGCGCTGCCGGACTCCCGGCCGCCTCGCGTCCGCGGTGAACGTGAGCTCACCCTCCTGCTCCGCATGCTGCTGGCACCGCACCCCGGCGCCCGCAGCTCCGCCGATCCCGCCGTGGTGTCCCTGCGCCGCCTGGCACAGAGCCACGCACCGCCGCCCAGCGGACACTGGGCCGTACCCAGCCGATTCCGCCGCCCGTTCGGCCAGCGCGTGCGGGACGCCCTGCTCAAACTGGGGGCCCGGGTCACCTCACGGCTGGTGGCAGCCGTTCTCGTCGCCGTACTGGCCACCATGCTCGGCATCCACCTCGCGGGGAAGTCGCAGGCCCACGGCTGGTGGGGCTTCGTGCTCCAGGGCGTGGTCATCGGCGTCGCCTACGCCCTCGTGACGCTCGGGGCACAGGGCGCCACACACGTCTGGGCCTACTACGTCGAGTGGCGCCGCCGACGCCGCGGCACACCAAGTCCGTTGCCCCCCGCCCCCTCTCCGCCGTCACCCCCGGCGGCGCTCGCGGCATCGCCGCCGCAGGTTCCGGAGTGCACCCCGCGCCTGACGGTGCGCGACCGGCGAGGAGTCACCGTGGGACGGCCCGTGCGGTTGGACTTCACCCTCGACGTACCCGAGGGCCACCCCTGGCACCTGCCCGTCGGCAGGCCCGCCGAACTCGTGCTCCTCGCGCAGGCCCACACGGCGGCGACCGTGACGCCACCCGCCGTCGGATACCGGGTGGCGCCCGTGGAGCGGGCGACCTTCCGCTTCACCGCCCACGAACCGGGGCACCATCATCTGCGCCTGACGGTGTACGACCGGCACCACGGTCTGGTGCTGCAAGAGCTGGACGCGACGATGGAGGTCGACGCGTCCGGATCACTCGGTTCCGTCACCCCCCGCACGCTGGAGCCGTGA